In the Sediminibacter sp. Hel_I_10 genome, one interval contains:
- a CDS encoding LD-carboxypeptidase, with amino-acid sequence MLKTSQILPLFWVLLFFGNVIAQNASSSKNQSVLIQPSYLKLGDTVAIVAPSGILKNRTDEVEKAVKLLESWGLNAVVGTHVFSQANHFAGTDAQRCEDFQQALDDPKIAAIWCARGGYGTVRILDKLDYTAFKKHPKWIIGYSDITALHNQVHNEGYQSIHALMCVSLPNDFNTIKETISTFKSTIFGNPVDYTLKGSDYNKIGEASGPLVGGNLTILHTMLGSKTGIDTTGKILFIEEIGEYKYHIDRMLQSLKRAGYFENCAGVIVGDMSRLRKNTTLWGTSIEQLILDALEDYNFPIAFNMPAGHEKDNRAMVFGKVVELSVTKEQSTFRYLE; translated from the coding sequence ATGTTAAAAACTTCGCAGATATTACCATTGTTTTGGGTTTTACTTTTCTTTGGAAATGTAATTGCTCAAAACGCATCTAGCTCAAAAAACCAATCTGTTTTGATACAACCATCATATTTAAAACTAGGCGACACCGTTGCCATTGTGGCTCCCTCTGGTATTTTAAAAAACAGAACTGATGAGGTCGAAAAGGCTGTGAAATTATTAGAAAGTTGGGGATTAAATGCTGTGGTTGGAACACATGTGTTTAGCCAAGCAAATCATTTTGCAGGTACTGATGCGCAGCGCTGTGAGGATTTTCAACAAGCCTTAGACGACCCCAAAATTGCTGCAATTTGGTGTGCACGAGGAGGCTACGGCACGGTACGCATTTTAGACAAGCTAGATTATACTGCTTTTAAGAAACACCCCAAATGGATTATTGGGTATAGTGATATTACCGCATTGCACAATCAAGTACATAATGAAGGCTACCAATCGATCCATGCCTTGATGTGCGTGAGTTTGCCTAATGACTTCAATACTATTAAGGAGACCATTTCTACCTTTAAATCCACAATCTTTGGAAACCCCGTAGATTATACTTTAAAAGGATCTGATTACAATAAAATAGGTGAAGCTTCAGGGCCTTTAGTTGGCGGAAATCTAACCATACTGCACACCATGTTAGGCTCTAAAACAGGCATTGACACTACGGGTAAAATTCTTTTTATTGAAGAAATTGGTGAATACAAATATCACATTGACCGAATGTTACAAAGTTTAAAACGTGCCGGTTATTTTGAGAATTGCGCGGGTGTCATTGTGGGCGACATGAGTAGACTTCGCAAAAACACAACCCTATGGGGAACATCAATTGAACAATTGATTCTAGATGCCTTGGAAGATTATAATTTCCCGATTGCCTTTAATATGCCTGCCGGACATGAAAAGGACAATCGTGCCATGGTTTTTGGTAAGGTTGTCGAACTATCAGTAACTAAAGAACAATCGACGTTTCGCTATTTAGAATAA
- a CDS encoding YraN family protein, which yields MAHHNELGKFGEQLAVEYLLDKGYQIIQRNYIYQKAEIDIIAKKADLMICVEVKTRNSDFFGDPQDFVTPGKIKNLVKAMNAYITDNDISLESRFDIIAILKNKTKQELTHYENAFYHF from the coding sequence ATGGCACACCATAATGAACTAGGCAAATTTGGAGAACAGCTAGCTGTCGAGTATCTATTGGACAAAGGCTACCAAATCATACAACGTAATTACATTTATCAAAAAGCAGAAATTGATATCATTGCCAAAAAAGCGGACCTTATGATTTGCGTGGAAGTAAAAACGAGAAACTCTGATTTTTTTGGCGACCCGCAGGATTTTGTGACCCCAGGAAAAATAAAAAACCTCGTCAAAGCAATGAACGCCTATATTACAGATAACGACATCTCATTAGAGTCGCGTTTTGATATCATTGCCATTCTAAAAAATAAAACGAAACAAGAGCTCACGCACTATGAAAATGCCTTTTACCATTTTTAA
- the nadD gene encoding nicotinate (nicotinamide) nucleotide adenylyltransferase — translation MKIGLYFGTFNPIHVGHLTIANHMAEYSALDKVWFVVTPHSPFKKKSTLLDNRQRYEMVYLATKDYLKLEPSDIEFTLPQPNYTINTLVYLKEKYPDYEFSLIMGEDNLKSLHKWKNYEQIIEDYEIFVYPRIFEGKTETQPLDHKNIHKIDAPIMELSSSFIRKAIRNGKVVRPMLPEHVWSFLDEMNFYR, via the coding sequence ATGAAAATCGGACTCTACTTCGGTACGTTCAATCCTATTCATGTAGGGCATTTAACAATCGCCAATCACATGGCAGAGTACAGCGCTCTTGATAAGGTGTGGTTTGTGGTAACGCCTCACAGCCCGTTTAAAAAGAAAAGCACTTTGCTCGATAATAGGCAACGCTATGAGATGGTGTATTTGGCTACCAAAGATTATTTAAAGCTGGAGCCAAGTGATATAGAATTTACCTTACCACAACCTAATTACACTATAAATACTCTAGTATATTTAAAGGAAAAATATCCTGATTATGAGTTTTCATTAATTATGGGAGAGGATAATCTTAAGAGTCTTCATAAATGGAAAAACTACGAACAGATCATAGAGGATTATGAGATCTTCGTGTATCCAAGAATTTTTGAAGGAAAAACGGAAACCCAGCCTTTAGATCATAAAAACATCCATAAGATAGATGCGCCAATTATGGAGTTGTCTTCTTCTTTTATTCGGAAGGCCATCAGAAACGGAAAGGTGGTTAGGCCCATGCTACCCGAACATGTCTGGAGCTTTTTAGACGAAATGAATTTTTATAGATAA
- the gmk gene encoding guanylate kinase: protein MSKGKLIVFSAPSGSGKTTIVRHLLLKEELNLEFSISATSRAKRGEEVDSKDYYFLDVQEFKNKIKHDEFLEWEEVYRDNFYGTLKAEVERIWAKGKHVIFDIDVSGGLRIKRKFPEQTLSIFVKPPSIDELKIRLKKRKTETDDKINMRIAKASAELATAPLFDKVVLNEHLENALIESYDLVSNFIKE, encoded by the coding sequence ATAAGTAAAGGAAAATTAATTGTGTTTTCAGCACCTTCGGGATCTGGTAAAACAACGATTGTAAGGCATTTATTATTAAAGGAAGAGTTGAACTTAGAGTTTTCTATTTCGGCAACGTCTAGAGCAAAACGAGGAGAAGAAGTCGATAGTAAGGACTATTATTTTCTAGATGTTCAAGAATTTAAAAACAAGATCAAGCACGACGAGTTTTTAGAGTGGGAAGAAGTTTACCGAGATAATTTCTACGGCACTTTAAAAGCTGAAGTCGAACGTATTTGGGCTAAAGGAAAACATGTTATTTTTGATATTGATGTTTCTGGCGGACTTCGAATTAAACGAAAATTTCCAGAGCAGACACTTTCCATATTTGTAAAGCCACCTAGCATAGATGAGTTAAAGATTCGTCTCAAAAAACGGAAGACTGAAACTGACGACAAGATCAATATGCGTATTGCCAAAGCTTCTGCAGAATTAGCTACGGCACCTCTTTTTGATAAAGTTGTTCTCAATGAACATCTAGAAAATGCATTGATTGAGTCTTATGACTTGGTATCCAACTTCATTAAGGAATAA
- a CDS encoding YicC/YloC family endoribonuclease: MIQSMTGYGKSVLQLPTKKISIEIKSLNSKNLDLNTRMPSMYREKELNIRKLIASKLERGKVDFSLYVEITGEETSTQINKTVVTEYMKQLRNVVEGDEMELLKMAIRLPDAIMTERDDIDEAEWKEISKEIDSSIEKIQQYRLDEGETLEQDFKERVANIKTLLDAVIAMDPERIDGVRERLNRGIADIKEKVDENRFEQELVYYIEKFDITEEKVRLQNHLEYFEKALKSSDSNGKKLAFIGQEMGREINTIGSKSNYAPMQKLVVQMKDELEKIKEQLLNVL; encoded by the coding sequence ATGATACAATCCATGACAGGGTATGGTAAGTCTGTTCTGCAACTTCCAACCAAGAAAATTTCCATAGAGATCAAGTCGCTTAACAGCAAAAACCTAGATCTTAATACACGTATGCCTTCAATGTACCGTGAAAAGGAGCTCAATATCCGTAAACTCATAGCCTCAAAGTTAGAGCGCGGGAAAGTTGATTTTTCTTTATATGTGGAAATCACCGGTGAAGAAACGTCTACCCAAATTAATAAAACAGTTGTTACAGAATACATGAAGCAACTGCGAAATGTGGTAGAAGGAGATGAGATGGAATTGCTAAAAATGGCGATTCGGTTACCAGATGCCATCATGACTGAGCGTGATGATATTGATGAGGCTGAATGGAAGGAGATTTCAAAAGAAATTGATAGCAGTATAGAAAAAATACAGCAGTACCGTTTAGACGAGGGTGAAACGCTAGAACAAGACTTTAAAGAGCGTGTTGCTAACATTAAAACGTTGTTAGATGCCGTTATTGCTATGGATCCTGAGCGTATAGATGGCGTTCGTGAGCGTTTGAATAGAGGGATTGCCGATATCAAGGAAAAGGTAGATGAAAATAGATTTGAGCAAGAACTGGTCTATTATATAGAGAAGTTTGACATTACAGAAGAAAAAGTAAGATTGCAAAATCACTTAGAGTATTTTGAAAAAGCCTTGAAATCTAGTGATTCTAATGGTAAAAAATTGGCTTTTATAGGTCAGGAAATGGGCAGAGAAATCAATACCATTGGCTCAAAATCAAACTATGCACCTATGCAAAAGCTCGTAGTGCAAATGAAAGACGAATTAGAAAAAATAAAAGAACAGTTGCTTAACGTTCTTTAA
- a CDS encoding thioesterase family protein, which translates to MYKKDFEIRWSDVDANGHLANSAYLNFMSHTRVGFLNENGFSMKSLIKHGVGPVVFSEEIYYFKESFLEQKLSVTLEVSGLSEDGMFFKFEHNFYNENGKHLATCDIFGAWINLKTRSLTELPEDLKAKMQTFPKSEHFKTLTKEDTRKSGKKPKNLS; encoded by the coding sequence ATGTACAAAAAGGATTTTGAAATTAGATGGAGTGACGTTGATGCCAACGGTCATTTGGCAAATTCGGCTTATTTGAACTTTATGAGCCATACCCGTGTTGGGTTTTTAAATGAAAACGGCTTTTCAATGAAAAGTTTGATCAAGCATGGGGTCGGTCCGGTTGTGTTTTCTGAAGAAATTTACTATTTCAAGGAATCGTTTTTAGAACAGAAGCTTTCGGTAACTCTTGAAGTATCAGGGCTAAGCGAAGATGGCATGTTCTTTAAATTTGAGCACAACTTTTACAATGAAAACGGAAAACATCTGGCTACTTGCGATATTTTTGGAGCTTGGATCAATCTTAAAACCCGAAGTCTTACGGAGCTTCCTGAAGATTTAAAGGCTAAGATGCAGACCTTTCCAAAATCTGAACATTTTAAAACGCTTACTAAAGAAGACACCCGAAAATCTGGAAAAAAACCAAAAAACCTAAGCTGA
- a CDS encoding DMT family transporter, translated as MTKRTLALGALFMVQLLYGINYTLAKDLMNSNFVPPFALVVLRVAGAALLFWALGLFFKSEKIERKDFLTMFAGAVFGVGINMIFFLKGLELTSPIHASVITTIVPILILILSAIFLKEKLTKLKIFGVFMGFCGGVLLTVLGESTREGDNIALGNLFIFFNALSYSIYVIIIKKLTAKYHPFTFIKWLFLFGFFLVLPFGYTDTMAIDWSAFTPFIWFSLGFVVIGATFGTYFFNPLALRSLKASTVGVFVYLQPVIAGIFALIMGVDTLNVVKIAAMCLIFFGVYLVTKKPKVSA; from the coding sequence ATGACTAAACGAACGCTGGCGCTAGGGGCTTTGTTTATGGTGCAATTGCTTTATGGCATTAATTACACCCTTGCCAAAGACCTTATGAACTCTAATTTTGTGCCTCCTTTTGCTTTAGTGGTCTTGAGAGTGGCCGGTGCAGCACTACTATTTTGGGCTTTGGGACTTTTTTTTAAAAGTGAAAAAATTGAACGAAAGGACTTTTTGACCATGTTTGCGGGTGCTGTTTTTGGTGTGGGCATCAACATGATTTTCTTTTTAAAGGGGTTGGAGTTGACCTCTCCCATCCATGCCTCAGTCATCACGACTATTGTGCCAATTCTTATTTTGATACTTTCGGCCATATTTCTCAAGGAAAAACTCACAAAACTTAAAATATTTGGTGTGTTTATGGGGTTTTGCGGTGGTGTACTGTTAACCGTTTTAGGAGAGTCTACCCGTGAAGGAGACAATATCGCGCTGGGGAATCTTTTTATATTTTTTAATGCGCTTTCTTATAGTATTTATGTGATCATCATTAAAAAATTAACCGCCAAGTACCATCCGTTTACATTTATAAAATGGCTCTTTCTCTTTGGTTTTTTCTTAGTGCTGCCTTTTGGCTATACCGATACTATGGCTATAGATTGGAGTGCATTTACCCCATTTATATGGTTCTCTTTGGGCTTTGTAGTTATAGGCGCCACGTTTGGCACCTATTTTTTCAATCCTTTGGCATTGCGCTCTTTAAAAGCATCAACAGTTGGTGTGTTTGTGTATTTACAACCAGTAATTGCTGGGATTTTTGCTTTGATTATGGGCGTAGACACGTTAAATGTTGTAAAGATTGCAGCCATGTGCCTTATCTTTTTTGGAGTCTACTTGGTCACTAAAAAGCCAAAGGTTTCAGCTTAG
- a CDS encoding arsenate reductase family protein: protein MKKIYHLSTCTTCKRIIKELNLNDDVALQDIKSNPITEVQLDELKTMAGSYEALFSKRAQLYKSKGLKDKVLTEADFKNYVLEHYTFLKRPVMLFDDQIFIGNSAKTVADAKAYLSAHD, encoded by the coding sequence ATGAAAAAAATATATCATTTAAGTACCTGCACCACTTGCAAACGCATTATTAAGGAGTTAAATTTAAATGATGATGTTGCGCTACAAGACATCAAATCAAACCCAATAACCGAGGTTCAGCTGGATGAATTAAAAACCATGGCAGGAAGTTATGAGGCTTTGTTTAGTAAACGTGCTCAACTTTATAAAAGTAAAGGGCTTAAAGATAAAGTTTTGACCGAAGCAGACTTTAAAAACTATGTATTAGAGCATTATACGTTTCTAAAACGTCCCGTAATGCTATTTGATGATCAAATATTTATTGGTAATAGTGCCAAAACTGTGGCTGACGCTAAAGCATACCTCTCTGCTCATGACTAA
- a CDS encoding DinB family protein produces MNWAFDISLKNRAFLKSLIENHSLKDLNTVPEGFNNNIIWNIAHTIAVQQSLVYKLSGLPALISEDMIDRFKKGTKPERDLSQAEVDEIKGLLFSTIEKTKEDYDNEIFQNYHQYTVTTKNTLTNVLEAIEFNNYHEGIHLGYILALKKSL; encoded by the coding sequence ATGAACTGGGCATTTGACATCTCCTTAAAAAATAGAGCGTTTTTAAAATCATTGATAGAAAATCATTCTCTTAAAGATCTAAATACAGTTCCTGAAGGGTTTAACAATAATATCATTTGGAACATTGCACATACTATTGCCGTGCAACAGTCTTTAGTTTATAAATTATCTGGCTTGCCTGCGCTCATTTCAGAAGATATGATTGATCGCTTCAAAAAAGGCACTAAACCTGAACGTGATTTGTCACAGGCTGAAGTTGATGAGATCAAAGGCTTACTTTTTTCTACAATAGAAAAAACCAAAGAAGATTACGACAATGAAATCTTCCAAAATTATCATCAATACACAGTGACTACTAAAAATACGCTTACCAACGTTTTAGAAGCTATTGAATTTAACAACTACCACGAGGGCATCCATCTTGGCTATATTCTTGCCCTTAAAAAATCTTTATAA
- a CDS encoding sodium:proton antiporter: MEFYAILSVLIVLSAVFGYINAKFLKLPITIGLMLITIIFTILVIVTAQFDDSLLLREKALISEIDFETVLLDIMLSFLLFAGALHTNFNQLKIQRWPVLVFATLGVLVSTFLVGTLTYYVLQLLGLNVAFIYCLLFGALISPTDPIAVLGILKKANAPKKLETKIVGESLFNDGVGVVVFLTIFSIASAPGEAIEVSEILKLFGQEVLGGIGLGLVLGYITYKLMRSIDDYEVEVIITIATVMGGSLLAHQWHLSAPLAMVTAGLIVGNETVRNSAMSKITETYVDKFWELVDVLLNTILFVLIGMEMLVLSFETSYIIAGLIAVPLVLMSRYISLWLPIKFFAKKLEFVPHTNLIMTWGGLRGGISIALALSLTQDMNRELFLVITYIIVVFSIIGQGLTVGPIIKKLTKPSAEKAIPSE; the protein is encoded by the coding sequence ATGGAATTTTATGCTATCCTTTCTGTATTGATTGTGCTATCTGCCGTTTTTGGATACATCAATGCCAAATTCTTAAAACTTCCCATAACCATTGGCTTAATGCTCATTACCATTATTTTCACAATTTTAGTGATTGTGACTGCACAGTTTGATGACAGCCTGCTTTTAAGGGAGAAAGCCCTTATTTCGGAAATAGATTTTGAAACCGTTCTCCTCGATATTATGTTAAGCTTTTTGTTGTTTGCAGGGGCTTTACACACCAACTTTAACCAATTAAAAATACAGCGCTGGCCAGTATTGGTTTTTGCCACCTTGGGGGTACTGGTCTCTACCTTTTTAGTAGGCACACTTACCTACTATGTGTTACAACTATTAGGCTTAAACGTGGCCTTTATATATTGTTTATTGTTTGGTGCCTTGATCTCTCCTACAGATCCTATTGCTGTGCTTGGCATCTTAAAAAAAGCGAATGCTCCCAAAAAACTCGAAACCAAAATTGTTGGTGAGTCCTTATTTAATGATGGGGTTGGAGTTGTGGTCTTTCTTACTATTTTCTCTATCGCATCTGCTCCAGGAGAGGCCATTGAGGTTTCTGAAATATTAAAACTCTTTGGCCAAGAGGTATTAGGAGGTATTGGCTTAGGTCTTGTTTTAGGTTACATTACCTATAAATTGATGCGCTCTATAGATGATTATGAAGTTGAGGTGATCATCACGATTGCCACTGTGATGGGTGGTAGTTTGCTGGCGCATCAATGGCACTTATCTGCCCCATTGGCAATGGTTACTGCTGGTTTGATTGTAGGGAATGAGACGGTAAGAAATTCTGCTATGTCAAAAATCACTGAGACCTACGTTGATAAGTTTTGGGAATTGGTAGATGTACTTTTAAACACCATTCTTTTTGTATTGATAGGCATGGAGATGTTGGTCTTAAGTTTTGAGACCAGTTATATTATTGCTGGATTAATAGCAGTGCCACTGGTGTTAATGAGCCGTTATATTTCGCTTTGGCTCCCCATAAAGTTCTTTGCAAAGAAATTAGAATTTGTTCCTCACACCAACTTGATCATGACCTGGGGCGGTCTGCGTGGTGGCATATCTATAGCATTGGCTCTTAGTTTAACCCAAGACATGAACCGTGAACTGTTTTTAGTGATCACCTACATCATCGTGGTATTCTCTATCATTGGTCAAGGACTCACTGTAGGACCAATAATTAAAAAACTAACAAAACCTTCAGCAGAAAAAGCAATTCCTTCGGAATAA